DNA sequence from the Candidatus Kuenenbacteria bacterium HGW-Kuenenbacteria-1 genome:
TTTTTAGTTGCCTTGGGCGCTTGCGCGTGTTTACACGGTGTTTCTAAAATAACAATAAAAAATATTTGTCAATTTGTGAAAAGAAATGATAAATTAGAAATTAAACCATTAAGAGATTGTATTAAAATAGATTTTGAATTACCAGGTTGCCCTGTTAATAAAAATGAATTTTATTGGGTTGTTTGTCAGCTCTTATCTGATAAAATTCCAAAAATTTCTCAAACACCCGTTTGTTATGAGTGTCAATTAAAAGAAAATGAATGTTTACTTCAAAAAGGTTTAATTTGTTTGGGTCCTTTAATTTTAGGTGGATGTGAGGCAGTTTGTTTAAAATTTAATTTATTATGCGATGGTTGTCGTGGTTTATTAAAAGATCCAAAAATAGAAAATTATATTGGAGTTCTTGAAAAATATGGAATTAATAAAAAAGAATTTGAAAAAAGTTTAGAAAAATTTAATTTAAAATAAAATGATATTTTATGATAGTTTTAAAAAATGTTACAAAAGCATATTCTCAAAATTTAACGGCTTTAAAAAATATTAATTTACAAATAAAGCCGGGAGAGTTTGTTTCTATAATTGGACAAAGTGGTGCTGGAAAAACAACTTTGGTTAAACTTTTAATTGCCGAAGAAAAAGCCGATGAAGGGGAAATAATTATAGGCGGGTGGGATATTACAAATATTTCTGATCAAGAAATTCCAACTTTGAGAAGACAAATTGGAGTTGTTTTTCAAAATTTTGAACTATTGCCCAAAAAAACTGTTTTTGAAAATGTTGCTTTTGCCTTGGAAGTAATTGGAACTTCTTATCAAAAAATAAAAAAAATTGTTCCTCAAGTTTTAAAAATTGTTGGATTAGAAGAAAAAGCAAATTATTTTCCTGAATATCTTTCTGGAGGAGAAAAACAACGAGTTGTAATAGCTAGAAGTCTTTCTCATTGCCCTAAACTTTTAATTGCTGATGAACCAACAGGTAACTTAGATTCTATTAATGCTCAAGAAATTATTAATTTACTTTTAAAAATTAATAATTTTAAAACAACAGTGGTTTTGGTGACGCATAATAGAGAAATAGTAAATGTTTTAAAAAAAA
Encoded proteins:
- the ftsE gene encoding cell division ATP-binding protein FtsE; translated protein: MIVLKNVTKAYSQNLTALKNINLQIKPGEFVSIIGQSGAGKTTLVKLLIAEEKADEGEIIIGGWDITNISDQEIPTLRRQIGVVFQNFELLPKKTVFENVAFALEVIGTSYQKIKKIVPQVLKIVGLEEKANYFPEYLSGGEKQRVVIARSLSHCPKLLIADEPTGNLDSINAQEIINLLLKINNFKTTVVLVTHNREIVNVLKKRVITLDRGIIISDQDKGRYVI